Proteins from a single region of Coregonus clupeaformis isolate EN_2021a chromosome 19, ASM2061545v1, whole genome shotgun sequence:
- the LOC121532359 gene encoding carboxypeptidase Z isoform X3, translating to MLVCPSTVLRAWTRGSGTIFPNILGQRSRHEVESGAEYLLLSVVHGLLNGECSPDIRLLGCSVLAPRCQDLPSPAPVKSCRSTCEAVRKGCGHAFEGIDMAWPYFLDCDRFFASEQEGCHDPLAPLRARQEVAFSNLSPDEPSTIIQFTYHSNAQMYSVLKRTAAKCSHISKTYSIGRSTEGKDLLAIEFTDNPGGHELLEPEIKLVGNMHGNEVLGRQLLLYLAQYLCSEYLLGNQRIQTLVNTTRVHILASMNPDGYELAAAEVEASNDPEQQPHYNQEGHELNGWTVGRTNAQNLDLNRNFPDLTSILYRNRRIKGFRTDHIPIPDSYWFGKVASETYAVMKWIRSVPFVQSASLHGGELVISYPFDFSRHLHEERMFSPTPDEQAFKQLARTYADSHASMADNNTERCGASFIRSGGIINGALWYSFPGGMSDFNYLHTNCLEITVELGCDKFPSEEELYPEWLRNKEALLSFMESVHRGIKGVVKDEEGYGIKGASISVRGIRKDVTTAEDGDYWRLMNSGTHIITASAKGYSKVSKRIYLPAHMDKPGRVDFVLKKVPVQPVGPDYHLFLSSSLDTYDRFDPYNQFQRYGRAEPGEPGEPREPGMGGERQEKPWWWNYFTQAGVSAPTWLLRN from the exons GACCATCTTCCCTAACATCCTAGGTCAGCGGTCTCGTCATGAGGTGGAGTCTGGAGCTGAGtacctcctcctgtctgtggtcCATGGTCTCCTCAACGGGGAGTGTTCCCCTGACATCCGTCTGCTGGGGTGCTCCGTCCTCGCCCCGCGCTGCCAGGACCTACCCAGCCCCGCGCCCGTCAAG tcgTGCCGCAGTACGTGTGAGGCGGTGAGGAAGGGGTGTGGCCATGCGTTCGAGGGCATCGACATGGCGTGGCCTTACTTCCTAGACTGTGACCGGTTCTTCGCCAGCGAACAGGAAGGCTGTCACGACCCGCTGGCCCCGTTAAGAG CCAGACAGGAAGTGGCTTTCTCCAACCTGTCTCCAGACGAACCCTCCACCATCATTCAGTTCACATACCACTCCAACGCCCAGATGTACAGCGTTCTGAAGAGGACCGCTGCCAAGTGCTCCCACATCTCCAAAACCTACAG tatcgGACGCAGCACAGAGGGGAAAGACCTCCTGGCCATAGAGTTCACAGACAACCCCGGAGGGCACGAACTAC tGGAACCAGAGATCAAGCTGGTTGGCAACATGCATGGCAACGAGGTCCTGGGTCGCCAACTGCTGCTCTACCTGGCCCAGTACCTGTGTTCCGAGTATCTCCTTGGCAACCAGCGCATCCAGACGCTCGTCAACACCACGCGCGTCCACATCCTGGCGTCCATGAACCCCGACGGTTATGAGCTGGCGGCCGCCGAGGTAGAGGCTAGCAACGACCCGGAACAACAACCACACTACAACCAGGAA ggtcaCGAGCTCAACGGTTGGACGGTGGGTCGCACCAACGCTCAGAACCTAGACTTGAACCGGAACTTTCCTGACCTGACTTCTATTCTCTACCGGAATCGCAGGATCAAAGGGTTCCGCACCGACCACATCCCCATCCCAGACTCTTACTGGTTTGGTAAG gtAGCTTCAGAGACCTATGCAGTGATGAAGTGGATCAGGTCTGTGCCGTTTGTCCAGTCTGCTAGCCTCCATGGTGGAGAGCTGGTGATCTCTTATCCCTTTGACTTCTCCAGACACCTCCATGAAGAGAGGATGTTCTCCCCTACACCTGATGAACag gcgttTAAGCAGCTGGCCCGGACGTACGCAGACTCTCACGCCAGCATGGCCGACAACAACACAGAGAG GTGTGGAGCGTCCTTCATCAGGAGCGGAGGCATCATCAACGGAGCTCTGTGGTACAGCTTCCCAGGGG GTATGTCAGACTTTAACTACCTCCACACTAACTGTCTGGAGATCACGGTGGAGCTGGGCTGTGACAAGTTCCCTTCTGAAGAGGAGCTCTACCCAGAGTGGCTCAGGAACAAGGAGGCCCTGCTCAGTTTCATGGAGTCG GTCCACAGAGGTATAAAGGGAGTGGTGAAGGATGAGGAGGGCTATGGAATAAAGGGAGCGTCCATATCTGTCAGGGGAATACGTAAAGATGTCACCACAG cggAGGATGGTGATTACTGGAGGTTAATGAACTCAGGAACCCACATCATAACAGCGTCAGCTAAAGGTTACTCCAAGGTCAGCAAGAGAATTTACCTGCCTGCTCACATGGATAAACCTGGCCGGGTCGACTTCGTGCTCAAAAAG gtCCCTGTCCAGCCAGTAGGACCAGACTACCACCTGTTCCTCAGCTCCTCCCTGGACACCTACGACCGCTTCGACCCCTACAACCAGTTCCAGCGCTACGGCCGCGCCGAGCCGGGAGAACCGGGAGAACCCAGGGAACCGGGGATGGGAGGAGAGCGTCAGGAGAAGCCGTGGTGGTGGAATTACTTTACCCAGGCAGGGGTCTCAGCTCCCACCTGGCTGCTACGCAACTAG
- the LOC121532359 gene encoding carboxypeptidase Z isoform X1 → MDTTEYKTVLAVFTLFNVLVICWCAPQRFCEPGHEALGRCNNSPAEEKPVCSEINLGYCNDLDYSRTIFPNILGQRSRHEVESGAEYLLLSVVHGLLNGECSPDIRLLGCSVLAPRCQDLPSPAPVKSCRSTCEAVRKGCGHAFEGIDMAWPYFLDCDRFFASEQEGCHDPLAPLRARQEVAFSNLSPDEPSTIIQFTYHSNAQMYSVLKRTAAKCSHISKTYSIGRSTEGKDLLAIEFTDNPGGHELLEPEIKLVGNMHGNEVLGRQLLLYLAQYLCSEYLLGNQRIQTLVNTTRVHILASMNPDGYELAAAEVEASNDPEQQPHYNQEGHELNGWTVGRTNAQNLDLNRNFPDLTSILYRNRRIKGFRTDHIPIPDSYWFGKVASETYAVMKWIRSVPFVQSASLHGGELVISYPFDFSRHLHEERMFSPTPDEQAFKQLARTYADSHASMADNNTERCGASFIRSGGIINGALWYSFPGGMSDFNYLHTNCLEITVELGCDKFPSEEELYPEWLRNKEALLSFMESVHRGIKGVVKDEEGYGIKGASISVRGIRKDVTTAEDGDYWRLMNSGTHIITASAKGYSKVSKRIYLPAHMDKPGRVDFVLKKVPVQPVGPDYHLFLSSSLDTYDRFDPYNQFQRYGRAEPGEPGEPREPGMGGERQEKPWWWNYFTQAGVSAPTWLLRN, encoded by the exons GAAGATGCAACAACAGTCCAGCTGAAGAAAAAC cgGTGTGTTCAGAGATTAACCTGGGTTACTGCAACGACCTGGACTACTCCAG GACCATCTTCCCTAACATCCTAGGTCAGCGGTCTCGTCATGAGGTGGAGTCTGGAGCTGAGtacctcctcctgtctgtggtcCATGGTCTCCTCAACGGGGAGTGTTCCCCTGACATCCGTCTGCTGGGGTGCTCCGTCCTCGCCCCGCGCTGCCAGGACCTACCCAGCCCCGCGCCCGTCAAG tcgTGCCGCAGTACGTGTGAGGCGGTGAGGAAGGGGTGTGGCCATGCGTTCGAGGGCATCGACATGGCGTGGCCTTACTTCCTAGACTGTGACCGGTTCTTCGCCAGCGAACAGGAAGGCTGTCACGACCCGCTGGCCCCGTTAAGAG CCAGACAGGAAGTGGCTTTCTCCAACCTGTCTCCAGACGAACCCTCCACCATCATTCAGTTCACATACCACTCCAACGCCCAGATGTACAGCGTTCTGAAGAGGACCGCTGCCAAGTGCTCCCACATCTCCAAAACCTACAG tatcgGACGCAGCACAGAGGGGAAAGACCTCCTGGCCATAGAGTTCACAGACAACCCCGGAGGGCACGAACTAC tGGAACCAGAGATCAAGCTGGTTGGCAACATGCATGGCAACGAGGTCCTGGGTCGCCAACTGCTGCTCTACCTGGCCCAGTACCTGTGTTCCGAGTATCTCCTTGGCAACCAGCGCATCCAGACGCTCGTCAACACCACGCGCGTCCACATCCTGGCGTCCATGAACCCCGACGGTTATGAGCTGGCGGCCGCCGAGGTAGAGGCTAGCAACGACCCGGAACAACAACCACACTACAACCAGGAA ggtcaCGAGCTCAACGGTTGGACGGTGGGTCGCACCAACGCTCAGAACCTAGACTTGAACCGGAACTTTCCTGACCTGACTTCTATTCTCTACCGGAATCGCAGGATCAAAGGGTTCCGCACCGACCACATCCCCATCCCAGACTCTTACTGGTTTGGTAAG gtAGCTTCAGAGACCTATGCAGTGATGAAGTGGATCAGGTCTGTGCCGTTTGTCCAGTCTGCTAGCCTCCATGGTGGAGAGCTGGTGATCTCTTATCCCTTTGACTTCTCCAGACACCTCCATGAAGAGAGGATGTTCTCCCCTACACCTGATGAACag gcgttTAAGCAGCTGGCCCGGACGTACGCAGACTCTCACGCCAGCATGGCCGACAACAACACAGAGAG GTGTGGAGCGTCCTTCATCAGGAGCGGAGGCATCATCAACGGAGCTCTGTGGTACAGCTTCCCAGGGG GTATGTCAGACTTTAACTACCTCCACACTAACTGTCTGGAGATCACGGTGGAGCTGGGCTGTGACAAGTTCCCTTCTGAAGAGGAGCTCTACCCAGAGTGGCTCAGGAACAAGGAGGCCCTGCTCAGTTTCATGGAGTCG GTCCACAGAGGTATAAAGGGAGTGGTGAAGGATGAGGAGGGCTATGGAATAAAGGGAGCGTCCATATCTGTCAGGGGAATACGTAAAGATGTCACCACAG cggAGGATGGTGATTACTGGAGGTTAATGAACTCAGGAACCCACATCATAACAGCGTCAGCTAAAGGTTACTCCAAGGTCAGCAAGAGAATTTACCTGCCTGCTCACATGGATAAACCTGGCCGGGTCGACTTCGTGCTCAAAAAG gtCCCTGTCCAGCCAGTAGGACCAGACTACCACCTGTTCCTCAGCTCCTCCCTGGACACCTACGACCGCTTCGACCCCTACAACCAGTTCCAGCGCTACGGCCGCGCCGAGCCGGGAGAACCGGGAGAACCCAGGGAACCGGGGATGGGAGGAGAGCGTCAGGAGAAGCCGTGGTGGTGGAATTACTTTACCCAGGCAGGGGTCTCAGCTCCCACCTGGCTGCTACGCAACTAG
- the LOC121532359 gene encoding carboxypeptidase Z isoform X2, which yields MDTTEYKTVLAVFTLFNVLVICWCAPQRFCEPGHEALGRCNNSPAEEKPVCSEINLGYCNDLDYSRTIFPNILGQRSRHEVESGAEYLLLSVVHGLLNGECSPDIRLLGCSVLAPRCQDLPSPAPVKSCRSTCEAVRKGCGHAFEGIDMAWPYFLDCDRFFASEQEGCHDPLAPLRARQEVAFSNLSPDEPSTIIQFTYHSNAQMYSVLKRTAAKCSHISKTYSIGRSTEGKDLLAIEFTDNPGGHELLEPEIKLVGNMHGNEVLGRQLLLYLAQYLCSEYLLGNQRIQTLVNTTRVHILASMNPDGYELAAAEGHELNGWTVGRTNAQNLDLNRNFPDLTSILYRNRRIKGFRTDHIPIPDSYWFGKVASETYAVMKWIRSVPFVQSASLHGGELVISYPFDFSRHLHEERMFSPTPDEQAFKQLARTYADSHASMADNNTERCGASFIRSGGIINGALWYSFPGGMSDFNYLHTNCLEITVELGCDKFPSEEELYPEWLRNKEALLSFMESVHRGIKGVVKDEEGYGIKGASISVRGIRKDVTTAEDGDYWRLMNSGTHIITASAKGYSKVSKRIYLPAHMDKPGRVDFVLKKVPVQPVGPDYHLFLSSSLDTYDRFDPYNQFQRYGRAEPGEPGEPREPGMGGERQEKPWWWNYFTQAGVSAPTWLLRN from the exons GAAGATGCAACAACAGTCCAGCTGAAGAAAAAC cgGTGTGTTCAGAGATTAACCTGGGTTACTGCAACGACCTGGACTACTCCAG GACCATCTTCCCTAACATCCTAGGTCAGCGGTCTCGTCATGAGGTGGAGTCTGGAGCTGAGtacctcctcctgtctgtggtcCATGGTCTCCTCAACGGGGAGTGTTCCCCTGACATCCGTCTGCTGGGGTGCTCCGTCCTCGCCCCGCGCTGCCAGGACCTACCCAGCCCCGCGCCCGTCAAG tcgTGCCGCAGTACGTGTGAGGCGGTGAGGAAGGGGTGTGGCCATGCGTTCGAGGGCATCGACATGGCGTGGCCTTACTTCCTAGACTGTGACCGGTTCTTCGCCAGCGAACAGGAAGGCTGTCACGACCCGCTGGCCCCGTTAAGAG CCAGACAGGAAGTGGCTTTCTCCAACCTGTCTCCAGACGAACCCTCCACCATCATTCAGTTCACATACCACTCCAACGCCCAGATGTACAGCGTTCTGAAGAGGACCGCTGCCAAGTGCTCCCACATCTCCAAAACCTACAG tatcgGACGCAGCACAGAGGGGAAAGACCTCCTGGCCATAGAGTTCACAGACAACCCCGGAGGGCACGAACTAC tGGAACCAGAGATCAAGCTGGTTGGCAACATGCATGGCAACGAGGTCCTGGGTCGCCAACTGCTGCTCTACCTGGCCCAGTACCTGTGTTCCGAGTATCTCCTTGGCAACCAGCGCATCCAGACGCTCGTCAACACCACGCGCGTCCACATCCTGGCGTCCATGAACCCCGACGGTTATGAGCTGGCGGCCGCCGAG ggtcaCGAGCTCAACGGTTGGACGGTGGGTCGCACCAACGCTCAGAACCTAGACTTGAACCGGAACTTTCCTGACCTGACTTCTATTCTCTACCGGAATCGCAGGATCAAAGGGTTCCGCACCGACCACATCCCCATCCCAGACTCTTACTGGTTTGGTAAG gtAGCTTCAGAGACCTATGCAGTGATGAAGTGGATCAGGTCTGTGCCGTTTGTCCAGTCTGCTAGCCTCCATGGTGGAGAGCTGGTGATCTCTTATCCCTTTGACTTCTCCAGACACCTCCATGAAGAGAGGATGTTCTCCCCTACACCTGATGAACag gcgttTAAGCAGCTGGCCCGGACGTACGCAGACTCTCACGCCAGCATGGCCGACAACAACACAGAGAG GTGTGGAGCGTCCTTCATCAGGAGCGGAGGCATCATCAACGGAGCTCTGTGGTACAGCTTCCCAGGGG GTATGTCAGACTTTAACTACCTCCACACTAACTGTCTGGAGATCACGGTGGAGCTGGGCTGTGACAAGTTCCCTTCTGAAGAGGAGCTCTACCCAGAGTGGCTCAGGAACAAGGAGGCCCTGCTCAGTTTCATGGAGTCG GTCCACAGAGGTATAAAGGGAGTGGTGAAGGATGAGGAGGGCTATGGAATAAAGGGAGCGTCCATATCTGTCAGGGGAATACGTAAAGATGTCACCACAG cggAGGATGGTGATTACTGGAGGTTAATGAACTCAGGAACCCACATCATAACAGCGTCAGCTAAAGGTTACTCCAAGGTCAGCAAGAGAATTTACCTGCCTGCTCACATGGATAAACCTGGCCGGGTCGACTTCGTGCTCAAAAAG gtCCCTGTCCAGCCAGTAGGACCAGACTACCACCTGTTCCTCAGCTCCTCCCTGGACACCTACGACCGCTTCGACCCCTACAACCAGTTCCAGCGCTACGGCCGCGCCGAGCCGGGAGAACCGGGAGAACCCAGGGAACCGGGGATGGGAGGAGAGCGTCAGGAGAAGCCGTGGTGGTGGAATTACTTTACCCAGGCAGGGGTCTCAGCTCCCACCTGGCTGCTACGCAACTAG